The Solanum pennellii chromosome 4, SPENNV200 genomic interval ACAAAATCTGAAGGAATTTTCTTTGGCATGGTTGCAAGGAGAATAAAGGATACAATCTGATTAAATGGGAAGTAGCAATGAAAAATAGGCACTTGGGAGGCTTGGGCATCAAAATGGAGACAGAATAATAGTCACTTGATGAAATGGTTGTGGACATACTGTGAAGAAGATCACGCTTTATGGAAGGAGATCATCACGAGTAAATATGGTGAGAGCAACCAATAGTGCAGCAACAATAGCTCTATGCCCAATGAGTGTGGGGCATGGAGAACAATCAGGGATCTTTGGCCAAAGCTAGAAGAAAACATGATCGAAATAAGTGGGAGATAGGAAAACACAAAGTTCTGGGGAGATGCTTGGAACAACCAGACACCTCTTAAGAACACTTTTCCTGACCTGTTTAGCATATGCAACAACACTGAGGCAACTGTCAAAGAATGTTGGACTGATCAAGGATGGGATCTATCTTTTAGAAGACTGGTGGCCAGTTTGCTTCTTAGACTTGAGGATTTCACAGGCACTACCCTAAATCCAGATTCTATGAATTGGGAACACAATAAAGATGGGATTTTCTCTGTTAAGAGGGCCTACGAAACAGGTAATGCACAGCTAAACGAAGACAACAATTTTTGTGGAACAATGTTTGGAAAAACATAGCACCAActatatttaaatgttttactTGGTTGATAGCAAGAAAGGTATGTCTGACACATGGGGTTTTGAGGAAAAAGGGGAAGATTATAGATTCCAGATGTTAACTCCGTGGTGAAACAAATGAAACAAACAGTCACCTTTTTTTACATAGCAAATCCACTACACAATTATGGGCTCTTTTCTTACACTCACGGAAACGAAATGGACCATGCCTGAGTACACTGCAGACCTACTAAGCTGTTGGATCAGAAGAGGAGGAAGCAAGAGCCAGAAGAGATGGTGGAAAATCATCCCACATTGCATTTGGTGGTCTGTATGGAATGAGAGAAATAGTAGAGGCTTTGAAGATAGGTCCAATTTCATTCACACAGTTAAATGGAATTGTATTATATCTTactatttttggtgtaaaaagATGGACATAGATGAATTAGAACTAGTAGATCTGTTAGGGTCATTGTAAGTAGTTTCCCTCCTCTTTCTCCCTATTTCTCTCTTGAAGGTTGCCAGCATATCCTTGATGCTGAAGAATACAAGAGAAATGTGACAAACTTGCAAATCATTTACCATATTAACAAATACCAAATAAGAATCTATTTTTCCAAAGTCAAGCCAATACATTTACCACATGCCTATAAGAATCTATTTTCCAAGCTGTTTTCCACTCAAGAAACAAGAGAAATGTGACAAATTGCAAATCATTAGGATACCATCATTGTCTAATCTCATACAAATAAGCACATGACTGTTGTAGCCTCAACCCTTAACAAACTTCATCTGTTAAGAGTCCCACATCTCTGTGGATGGGATTATTCCTTTCTACGTGGTCTTGGAGAACCCTCACCTCACCATTAATTTTTGAGGTTGAATTAGGCCTAAGGTCCATTTCCTCACATGATATCCAAGCCAAACTCATTCAACTCTTGGTTTATCAATTCAATGTTAGGCTTCCTAGTTGTATTGTCCAAGCTCCAATATTCCAATTTGGTGTGGGATGTTAGAGCCCCACATCGGTGTGAGACGGAATTACAGGGAATATTTGTCTCCTAATATATGATTTTAGGGAAATCCTCACTTCATTAGCTAATTTTGGGATTTAGTTAGGGTCGAGGTCCATTTCTTCACATTATCGGAGTGTGGTATTGGCCCAGGCAGATCTGGGGTTTGCTCTGTTCATGCTACCATCCATTACACGGTCCTAGGACTAAATCTGTTGTTAAAACATTTTCTTGAATTGTTTTGAACATTCTCATAACATAACTGCACAGCTTAAAGATCTCTGACCTGCATAACTCTCTCCTGTGTGATATAGTTCCCTTGATTTGAACGCTGGGAATTTCTTCACCCATTCCATCATGAATATATGCATATCCATTGCTGCCagagaaaacaaaaaaggaaaaacatcaGCTTTTAGGTAGGACAATTCTTAAATCTGATATTCAAATACAGTTAATGCTTGATCACAGCATCTAAGTTTCCTTGTTTTACCAGTTTTTGCATCGCCAGTGGTGTAGTCTGAACTTGTATCAGAGTATGACAAGCCTACTCCCACAGGAGATCCAACAAAGAGGATATTTCATGCTACAGTAGACAAAAGACATGGAGTAGTAAGTTCATTCTCTTTACTCATATTGTTCTAAACATGTTACAATCAGCTCTTCCCTACCCTACTTGCATGCCTTTATTCCatgattttgtatttctttgAAGACCTCGACCATTACCTGTGGGAATGAATGGTCCCAACTATGTAAAATCACCTCCACCAATTGATGAGCAACCTGGTCCTGAAACACAAACATGTGACATTTTAGTGTTCTTGATTCCGCTTTGCCAGTATTCACCAAATTCATCacattttaatttaagaaatattatcCAGGGAAAAATACAATTCTGCAACTCATTTATCactagtttaattaggtttacTGTTCTTGACATTTTAGTGTTCTTGACTCTGCTAATATTCTTTTCTCCATTATTTTCTATATGCTTCACAATAGCCGAGGGTATATCGTAAACAATCTCTCCACCTTCACAAGGGGTAGGGGTAAGGCTGTGTACACATCACCCTACCCAGAGCCCATTTGTGTGGGATTACATTGGTGTGGTATTGTTTAGTTGTATCAGGCTTACTCATTAAAGATGTAAGCTTTCACTCTTATTTTTGAAGTTCTAGGTTGGTTCCATTCAACTACTGTTTTAAGCTCCATCTCACTATTAAATTTGATCGCTTATAAGCATGTGACACTTGGTGCAACCAAGCTGTTTCCTTTTCTCCAAACATCAAAAGAATACTATAAGCCTAAAAAAACATGACACACAACAAACAAAAAACAGAAGTTCGAACCCCAAGCAAATAGTGCTAACAAATAAACTACATGAAAGTACACATAAAATTCCTAGTCACATTTCTTCAAAATGAATCaacaaaagttaaaaagttttttttttttaaaaaaaaacctccATTGTGCCAAAGAGTTATAGTTTTATCATCAGGTTTCACCTCAGCTTCAACAAAGTGGTAAAACAAACTCTTCCCAGCTTTCACATTTACATCCATATACCCTGCATATTGCCTAAAACCAACCTTAGGTTGTCCAGACAATGCCTTCACTAAATCCTCCTCTGTATAGCCTTTCCTCCAACTACCGAACCCAAAATGACCAATCCACAAAACCACCACACGCCCATCTCACTAAACTTCAAAAAGATTCAAACTAGCCTCTTTTTCTCTAAAACACTTCAAATTAGGTTCATTCACATGCTCTcctattaaaaaaacaaatctttATAACAGAAATTCTGTTACACCGATTTCTTATTTTAAGAAAGCAGCAGATATTACATATGCCAGTTCACAACAAAACATAAAGCAAAGGACTGAGTTGATCCAATAAATTAACCAAACGccaataaaaatctatttttccaAGCAGTTCTCCACATAAGAAATGTGACAAACTTGCAAGTCATTAAGGACATGATCATTGCCTAATCTCATACAAACAAGCACATGACTACTGTGGCCTCAACTCTTaacaaacttcatcaattaAGAGTCCCACATCTCTGTGGATGGGATGATTTCCTTTCTATGCAGTCCTGGAAAATACTCACCTTAccataatatttgaaataaaattaggCCTAAGGTCCATTTCTTCACATGATATGCCAAACCCATTCATCTCTTGGTTTATCGATCAATGTTAGGGTTCCATGTTATATAGTCCATGCTCCAAATATTCCATCTTGGGCGTGGGATGTTAAGAGTCCCATATCAGTGAGGGACGGGACTATTTATCTCCTTGTATGATTTTAGGCAAGCCTCACTTTATTAGTTAGTTgttggggttgagttagggtTGAGGTTCATTTCTTCACATTATCGGACTGATGTATTGTCCCAGGCAGTCTGGGGTTTGCTTAGTTCACGCTACCATCCATTACAGATCCTATATCAGCAAAATAGCCTTCATCTTTCATTAATGCAGTCAAATCTTTCAAAAGTGCATGAATATCACCCGCACAAGGATGAAATTTATCCCCTGCGACAAACATATTTGTTTTCTGCCCCACTATAATCCAACTGCAGCCAGGAGGCTTCCTCACTCCtctctctttcatttctttccttaaGAAGTTAACTCCACCCCAATTGCCTGATGCAGCATATATATTAGATAGCAGTATGTATGAAGAAGAATTTTGGGGTTCCAACTCAATAAGCTTTTCAGCAGCCTTCTGTCCCCTTGTATCATCCCCGTGTAATTTGCAAGCACCAAGGTAAGCAGACCATATCATAGCATCTAGTTCAAAATCAAATCTTTCAATAAATTCCTCTGCCTCTTTGAGATTTCCCCAACGACCAAGCAGATCAACCATACAGGCACAGTGATCGGCACGTGGCCGAACATCATAGAGGCTAGTCATATCCTTGAAGAATTGACGACCTTCAGATACCATTCCTGCATGGCTACAAGCAGTCAGAACCCCAAGGAATGTGATATCATCAGGCTTCACAGATGCcttcttcatttcttcaaagaCTTCCAGTGCATCTTCCGCAAAACCATTCTTTGCAAAGCCAACTATCATAGAGTTCCATGAGATAATGTCTTTCTTGCTGACCATTTCACTAAACACTTGCACTGAACATTTAACATCACCGCATTTAGCATACATATCTATTAGGGAGCTACTGGTCAATTCATCCATGTCAAAACCAGTATGGAAAATGAGACAGTGAATTTTCCTGCCATCCTGCATAGAAGCCAAGGTCGAACACGCTTTTAAGGCACTAGCAAAAGTTGCTTGATCTGGCATTACATTAAACTTGCGCATTTCCTGATAACCAATCAAAGCTTCCTCGCAGCAGTCATTTTGAATATTGCCGGATATCATAGCAGTCCACAGAACTGGGCTATTTAGCTTGGTAAACTCTGAGAAGAGAAAGCTTGCATCTTCTAATTTTCCGGAGTCATAATACATGCCTATCAAAGAGATTGCCAAGAATTCATCATCGTATGAAAATCCAAGCTTTAAAATGAAAGAGTGCAATTGCCTACCAAGCATGTAAGCCTGGTCACTACATGCATCTAGAATGCTAGCAAATGTCACCTCCGAAGGCCTAAGTCCTTCAACAAGCATATTATGGAATAAACGCACCGCATAATTAATGTTTTTCTGAGCATAGCCAGAAATTAAAGCATTAGTAGACACCACACTTCGATCAGGAAGACAAAAGAAAACCTCACTGGCAGAAGTAATGTCACCACACTTGCAATACATGTCAACAAGGGAGCTTCCAGCAAAAAGGCCACTTTCTAGACCATATTTGACCAGCAAGGAATGAACTTGTTTCCCTTTATTAAGATCGTGTATATTGGCACAGGCACTGAGTACACTAGCCAAACATGCCTCATCAGGAATAATCCTTTCCAATGTCATTTTGTGGAACATGTTAaaagcttcttcttcttcttcgtcctGTACATAGCCAACTATTATTGCATTCCATGAAATATGGTCTCTCGTTAGCATTTTGTCAAACTGCCGCCTGGCATCACCTAGAGCCCCACATTTGGCATACATGTCTATTAATGCATTTCCAACAAATAAATTAGATGCAAATTTATTCTTCATGATAATTGAGTGCAGTTGCCGCCCCATTTCCACATCTTCCAAACAAGCACATGCACTCAGTATGCTAGTGTAAGTATACTCATCGGTTTCAAAAGTAGAAAGTCTCATACTCCTGAACAACTCCACAACTTTACAAGCACTGCCATTCTGTGCATAACCTGCAAGCAATGCATTCCACAACACCTCATTTTTCTCTCCCAAGCTATTAAATATTTCACTAGCAGCTTCCATCTTTTGACATTTGGCATACATATTAATCAAAGAACTCCCAACGTAGACGTTGGATTCTAATCCCTGTTTAACTGCCACAGCATGGACCTGCAAGCCAAAGGATAAATTTGCAACGCTTGCAGTTGCACTCAAAACACTTCCCAAGGTAGAACGAGTGGGTCGAATGCTAGCTTTGATCATGTCTTGAAAAAACTGTATAGCTTCCACCTCTTTCCCTCCCTTGGCATGACCAGAAATCATCACATTCCACGCCACAACATTTGGACTGGTCATCTGAGTAAACAATTGACAAGCAGCATCAAGCCTACCTAGTCCCACACATGCATTTATGATGGTCACGGATGCCACTTGATCCGGCACACACCCTCGTTCCTGCATCTcctcaaaaacctccattgcCTTTTGAGGTAGACCTGCTTGAATATAAGCAGAAATCATTGCTGTCCAAGAAACATTGTCCGGCTCCACCGCCCCATCAAAGATTCTCCGAGCATCAATCAAATAACCACATTTTGCATACATATCAATAAGAGAACCCTCAGAGAAAGAATCAAATTCAAATCCTGTTTTCACCACACTACAATGCACTTGTTTTCCAATCTCAACCTCCACTAGCCTAGCACAAGCAGACAAAACAATAGCATAACTAAACTGATTCGGCCACACTCCAGAATTCCACATCGACCCAAAAGCTTCTACAACATTCTCCAACAACCCATTTCGCGAATACATCAATATAATCGAATTCCAAGCCATACCATCCTTGTTCTCAAGCCAGAAAAATGCTTTCTCAGCCGAAACCATGTCCCCACATTTGGCGTATAAATCCACAATGGAATTCCCCAAATGTCCTTGTGAAGCAAACCCAAGCTTCAGGCTCTGCAAATGGATGGTTTTGCAAGCTTTCACAGCACGTGCAGCTCTCTGGGGCATTTCGTCGAACACCCGGCGGGACTGAAGGTTCTTGCATTCCTGTAGACATATTTTCAGGAGATTGTCGTATAGGAGAGTAACTGGAGCTGATTGAGGTTCTGGGTCTTCGTTTCTGGACTGTTTCGCCTGCGTCGTTGCCGAGAATTTGCGACGGCGATGGAGCAGTAGAGAATATTGTCTGAGAGAGGAAACTATGTGACGCATCGACAAAAATTCGATTGGGTCGTTTTGGCGGTTAAATTGATAGCCGtataaataaattgttattgCACACAAtttgttaatttaataaaatttgatgtAAATACCAAGTATATAGAAATTAATCATAAGATTACATAAAAACTTACACTTGTTTGCCTTTTATAATTTAATACGTAATGCATAAATAAATCTTGTTTATGTGAATatagtataaaatttatattcagAACAAGagatacataaaaaaatgaacAGTTTAGTTTTAGAGAAGGGTTTAAAAAAGTAGAAATAGATTAAAATTCTTGAGGGGAAAAAGAGGATTTGATTAAGTATTAAGTAGTCGAAAAAccttaaattaaatatcaaatataagtaaattaatgagatttataataaatatgagtTTGAAGTTTTCTTATGAGTCTCGAAATTTTTTATTACAGTGACTCAATATCTATTGTGTATCAATAAAATatcgacaataaaataaaaactaagcaaatgtttaaatgaaatgagaaatgaaAACAATTGTTTATATGGAGCTTGTAAATTGTAACATAAGTGAttatttaataatgaattaagaattattcattttattcctTGCTAAACATATATGGTTTCAACCCATAGTTCATAAGatactttttttataaatactattGTAAATTGAATTACTTGTGGAATAAAGTGAAGTCCATTTATTTGACACACCTAcattattttggaaaaatatgTTACTCCCAAATAATTAAGTTGTCTAATTTATTTCTATCAAAAAGTTAAATAGAATAACGCAAAAAGATGAATTactctattattattatttgaagaaATGGCAGAACTTTTAGTTAactattattttctttcatgtgttttaaaaatattgttaacaAAAATAGTTGtaatatgttaaatttatttcaaaagatacctttagaaaaaaaaaaagatcaaccGTGCTGAGTTAAAACGAACATTATTAGATATGATCCTCATGCTCTGAgcttctaattcttttttttttcttagcttaggaataatttaatttttattattattttccgATGTATCAATGGATTTATTTTTAGGAGAAATGATAGGGGACCAATATATCCACCTTCACGAATATCAATCAGGTGGAAGTCGAAAAATGACTGAGAATCTATTGATCGTATTCAAGTTTTCGGCATTTTTGATTTATAGAGaagtaaaaaaatagtaatgttTTATAGATAAATTTATCAAGTTGAGTACCGTTTTGAGAATGAACAACTTgctttctttatttcattcaaagatatttaatttaagatAAAAGAGAAGTTACTTGACATATGTTCCCCTATCTCTATCACACTGTCAATCTAGGAAATCTTTTTCTTCAGCTACTTCAAAGCCAATTATCAATGCAATGGTTTTGTTTCTTCCTGTTTATATAGGAAGTCCCTAATATTCATCCTCACTCAAGTAACTATACCTATAACCAACTTTAAAGTGCTCAGTGGAGGCTTTTTCCTAGTCGTCGATGGAGGGACGTGTGTTGTTTGGGAGCCTCCGGCCACGTATAAATGAACTAAACAGATGCAAAGCTCTTGCAGGTTGTGCATATGGTACCATATGTGCAGCACCTCTAACAGTGGCAAAGGTCAACAGATTGCCATACTCCGTTTGCCATCCTCCCACCTGTTTAAAAGACAAACAAATGGTTATACTTACAGCTTCTCATCAACCGTTGGTGGAACTTGGAAGGAAGTGTTTGATATCAGAGGAGAGCGTGTTACCTGTCCTTTGTGAAACCAAGCTCCATAAGGGACTGTAATCTTGAACCCCATGTCATGAGCTAGCTCGCGTACAAGGGTCCTGGATCCAAGCAATGGCACAACAGAATCTTGGTCTCCGCTGCAAGCGAGTATAATTCAGAATCAAGCACCGTTGACTTTGGTACTAGGAAAAACGGAACAAGATTATGGATTTTTGTCTATTTTGGATTCTTTACCTGAAAACCCAAACAGGAATATGGTTTTCGATTATTCTTTTGAGCAACGGAAGAATATTGATGTTTCCATCTGTGTCGCTGTACTTCAGAACACTGCAATCGAAGTCATAATCCATTTAGTTATAATCTACAAATACCTTATAATGGTTCATTAAATCTATGGGCCTTGACATAGTAGGTTTAGAAGTCGAAGGCTCTAAATTGCTAGTGAAATAGTTAATATCAAAGATGTTATCAGTTATTGCGTGTCTGTTTATGGTTCAATATTGTGGACTTGATAATTTACAGACTTACTTGCTGCACATCGACCAGGTATAAGGCAAGTTCGTCCTATTTGCGTGAAGGGCTTTCTGAACCTCTGGAAGGTTAAAATAGAAACGCCTTTCATAGCTCATGCACACATCAACACCTACACTAATTTTAGTAGCCTGCAAAGGGAACTATTAAGTTCCAGTAGAAACACAGCTATAAAGAAGTTGAGTGAAGGGAACCAGATACCATTTTCTTTAATCGCAGCTCTTGTTCCACTATAGACGGATAGCACACATCAAGGATCACATCAtagttatttatatattcaCCAACAATGGTATTTGCTTCAGATATGGCATTATTGCATGCTTGTGAAACATTGTGTGGACTGCCAAAGGTATAATCGTCAAAGTCACACTGATTCATAATTGTTAGGCCTACTTCATCAGAAATCATTCCATGAGACCAAAAGTATTCATAGGTTGCGGGAACATCACGATCAAGTCTCAGAAGTGGATTCCCAATCTgacaaagaaaatgaaaatgtttAACGAACATACACACAGAAAAATTGCTTCAGATAAGAATGAagataaagaaattaattaaggtaTGCATAAGGGGGGTAAAAAGTCCGCTTACTGCAACTCCTTTAATGTTGAACTTGTATTCCTTTGAGTGCTCATTGTGGTCTAAAAGAGCAGCAGCTAACTGTGGAATGTAATGCCCTGAACAAGAAAAGGTAAAACATTGTCAGCCCGGGGGATATTACCAGCAAGAAGAGAAAGAGCAGAACAATATCACGAATTTCATTTCATGACAAGCAAACTGTAGATCAGCACCCTGCTACGAACAAGCTTAGGAGTAAATCCCCTTCCCCGAGAAGTCTAAGCGTCAAAGCACTCCTTATAAACCACTAGGCAGAGGGACCAGTTGAAGAAGGACGAgctaaatgaaaataataataagatggTAACCAAAAGCAACATGTTTTCGGTTTTTCATAGTTTCCCTACAGTTCTCTTCAAGCTTCAACAGCAATTACAGAACTATGCAATCTTCATAACTTTGATAGTTCAAAATCAGAATAGAAGataagtttgaatttaaaaggtCTAAACAAGTTTTGAGTCTATAGGACTCTCCACTATACAGAGGAGAGTGTGGGGCAATTTCTTGGTTCTCTCTTCCAATTTTTAGAACAAAAATTGCAAAAAAGATCAATAAGAGAAGTACTTTTGTCAAGATAATAAGAAGTTCAAAGTACTAAGACACCCAAATTTTCTATTGGAAAAAATTCGTTGTTCAAGcattttttcttgaattgtttTGAACATTCTCATAACATTATTGCACATCTTAAATCTCTGACCTGCATAACTCTCTCCTGTGAGATATAGTTCCCTTGATTTGAATGCCGGGAATTTCTTCACCCATTCCATCATGAACATATGCATATCCATTGCTGCCAGTAGAAACAAGGAATAACAGCAGCTATTAGGTAGGATTAACTCTTAAATCTGATATTCAAATACAGCTAATGCTTGATCACAGCATCTTTGCTTATTTGTTTTACCAGTCTTTGCATCACCAGTGGTATAGTCTGAACTTGTATTTGAGTACGACCATCCTACTCCAGCTGGAGATTCAACAAAGAGGAGATTTGATGCTACAGTAGACAAAGACATGAAGTGGTAAGTTCATTTTCATTACTCGATATTGTTCTAAACATGTTATAATCAGCTACTCCCTACCCTACTCAGCATACCTTTATTCCATGATTTTGAATTTCTTCGAAGACCTCTACCGTCACCTGTGGGAAAGAATGGTCCCAACTCTGTAAAAGCACCTCCACCAATTGATGAGCAACCTGGCCCTgaaacataaacatgagatatTTTAGTGTTCTTGACTCTTGCCTTGACATAATTCACCAAATTCATAGCATAAGAGAAGTACAGGAAAAAGTACATTTCTGCAATTTATTTATCACTAGTTTAGTATCAGGCTTACTGTTCTTGACATTATAGTTTTCTTGACTCTGCTACTGTTCTTTTCCTCCATTATTTTCTATATGCTTCAGTTGAGCCGACGGTCTATCAGAGGGGTAAGGCTGCATACACATCACCCTCCTAAACCCCACTTGTGAAATTACACCGAGCATGTAATTGTTTAGTTTAATGGCAGCACTCATTTAAGATGTAAACTTTCACTCTATTACAAGTTCACTCTAATTATTGAAGCGCTAGATTGGTTCAATTCATATACAGTTTTAAGCTCCAACTCACTATATCAAATTCAATCTCTTGTAAGCTTGTGACACTTGGTCCAAACATCAAAAGAATACATAAAgccttttttaaaataaaaaaaaagcaacaaacaaaaaacaaaagctCAAACCCCAAGCAAATAGTACTACCAAATAAACTACATGAAAGTACACAGAAAATTCCTAGTCACATTTCTTTAGAATGAATCaacaaaagttaaaaagttggaaaaaaaaaagaacacacCTCCATTGAGCCAAAGAGTTAGAGGTTTCTCATCAGGTTTCACCTCAGCTTCAACAAAGTAGTAAAACAAACTCCTCCCAGCTTTCACATCCACATCTACATACCCTGCATATTGCCTAAAACCAACCTTAGGTTGTCCAGGCAATGCCTTCACTAAATCCTCCTCTGGATACCCTTTTCCTCCAATTACCAAACCCAAAATGACCAATCCACAAAACCACCACACACCCATCTCACTAAACCTcataaagattcaatctttacCCTCTTTTTCTCTAAAACACTTCAAATTAGGCTCATTCACATCCtctgttattaaaaaaaaatcaaatctttataACAAAAAGAGGAAAAGGGGATAAGAAAAGCACGTGAATTCCGGATGCTTTATAAACAGAAAGctattttttactatatatagatAATTATTAACAAGAAAACTAAATAGGTAAGAAGTAGGATAGAATGAGAGTTTGCAGGTATATGGTTCTTGGGGTTGGTGAGTTGTGCGGTGGTGTTATGATGAGGTTAAAAAGGCTGTGGCAGCATTGCTggcattttcttttctttatagagtgagagaagaagaagaagaaatagacGTTATGAAGTTGCAGTCTTGCAGACCAGTGGGTGAgtatttaccccacccccacctcAAAATAGGGGGTATAACCATAGAATTGTGAATTTTGGGTAGTTCagatctttctttttgtttttcgatCGATCCAATGTTCGAATCTTACATTAAAAtttcgattaaatttaaattatgtatttttaattaaaaaattttatatttaaagttgaaattcgaaatatttaattaaaaataaagtagaatGCATCACAATCCATGTGGTGGCTACATAatagttcaaatatattttgacaGCTTATTAATCTGGTCAATAGAATATTTTGCTTTCAGAATTTGATTGatgaaaatagaaatattaatcgACTTAtgagttaattatttagattGATATTAGCTTATAAATGTATGATTATTAGATTTTGACAGCTTATTAATCTAGtcaatagaaaatatatatatattgattttatatatgtttagaTTCATAGgactaaaattaaattaaatttgttttagtatttaaatagattttatatatgtttagaTTCATTGgaccaaaattaaattaaatttgttttagtaTATAATAGATTCACATATATTTGATTCTCTAGCTTACATTTTTCCTACTTAGTTTTTGctattttcctttcttgctcACCTCTCGCAGATATATGTATGTGATTCGCATATATTTGGGGATTTGACTCGCTTTTCTTCTATTTCGCTTGCATCTCTTTTTATCTCGATCGTCTCTTCGTATTTTAGTGTATTGAtagcaaaaatatatgtatccaGATGTATCtggtattaaaaaaatatatattcagtTTATTGGATTATAGataaaattagattaatttCGACTAAGACCATTTAGATAATGATATGTGTCCATCTATTTGCTATAAGGTTATGTACAACTCAAAAAATTTACAATAGGAATATGAATAATCTCAGTATAACGAAAAAATATTGACATAccaataataatacttcaaatctatatttatcatttttattttacctaataaataaatattatcagATTTTGAGTATGAATCGACATATGCTCCAAACCAATAAATAGGAGAAGCTACTTTAAGGAATTACAATtatagtttcatttaattaatcatAGGAGTCACAAGACAAATCTTAGCCAAACAATGATAATCtgacattaattttatttaatgccgatatacatataaaataggGACAACATCTTTATAActttttgctttttttattttaaaaatgattttattctttttgtataaaaaaaagttacagaAAAGGTGTTTTTTCTAACCAATAGT includes:
- the LOC107018343 gene encoding serine carboxypeptidase-like 42 translates to MRFSEMGVWWFCGLVILGLVIGGKGYPEEDLVKALPGQPKVGFRQYAGYVDVDVKAGRSLFYYFVEAEVKPDEKPLTLWLNGGPGCSSIGGGAFTELGPFFPTGDGRGLRRNSKSWNKASNLLFVESPAGVGWSYSNTSSDYTTGDAKTAMDMHMFMMEWVKKFPAFKSRELYLTGESYAGHYIPQLAAALLDHNEHSKEYKFNIKGVAIGNPLLRLDRDVPATYEYFWSHGMISDEVGLTIMNQCDFDDYTFGSPHNVSQACNNAISEANTIVGEYINNYDVILDVCYPSIVEQELRLKKMATKISVGVDVCMSYERRFYFNLPEVQKALHANRTNLPYTWSMCSNVLKYSDTDGNINILPLLKRIIENHIPVWVFSGDQDSVVPLLGSRTLVRELAHDMGFKITVPYGAWFHKGQVGGWQTEYGNLLTFATVRGAAHMVPYAQPARALHLFSSFIRGRRLPNNTRPSIDD